Proteins encoded by one window of Aspergillus puulaauensis MK2 DNA, chromosome 4, nearly complete sequence:
- a CDS encoding uncharacterized protein (CAZy:GH105;~COG:S;~EggNog:ENOG410PK1H;~InterPro:IPR008928,IPR012341,IPR010905;~PFAM:PF07470;~SECRETED:SignalP(1-21);~go_process: GO:0005975 - carbohydrate metabolic process [Evidence IEA]) translates to MDLRSPLLSFLVLCVIPFVQLSNGAATGRPYSARMADSIILRGQAIIEQEGDSSLLLQVGAFQTALLDLVESPSGHYLEEDWEAYISRSADSVVDVVNNATKDTELPLDRLSVGKGLLYQYDKTENDTYRDTLSALRTSIDLQPRNSFGGLWYYVYPNWSYLDGMFSLLSFYPLYTSQFDINNTVPVNKDLFHQINLVWEHCHNETSGLLFHGYDATKTASWANPTTGASPFVWGRSLGWFMMGLVDFLELAPTDSDSRMEVTTWRARFVDLANAVVQAVDPASGAWWQVMSAPGRRGNYIESSASAMFTYSLYKGVRIGLLDDKHTNSEYKGNDKFNYTGVAARAYRSLVDRFVVENTDGTLSYNGTVSVCSLNSTASYQYYVTQPLVYDSVLGSAAFVRASLEHELQH, encoded by the exons ATGGATTTGCGAAGCCCTTTGCTTTCATTTCTCGTATTATGCGTAATACCCTTCGTCCAACTCAGCAATGGGGCTGCCACTGGGCGTCCTTACTCGGCTCGAATGGCCGACAGCATTATCCTACGCGGACAGGCCATTATCGAGCAAGAAGGTGATTCATCGCTGCTGTTGCAGGTTGGGGCTTTCCAGACTGCTCTCCTAGATCTGGTTGAGTCGCCGTCTGGCCATTATTTGGAAGAGGACTGGGAGGCCTACATCAGCCGAAGCGCTGACagtgttgttgatgtcgtCAATAATGCAACGAAAGACACTGAGCTTCCCCTTGACCGTCTATCAGTAGGAAAGGGGCTGCTTTACCA ATACGATAAAACAGAAAACGACACCTACAGAGATACCCTCTCTGCACTGCGCACCTCGATCGACCTACAGCCACGAAACAGCTTCG GCGGACTCTGGTACTACGTCTACCCAAACTGGAGCTATCTAGACGGAATGTTCTCCCTGCTATCATTCTACCCCTTATACACCTCGCAGTTCGATATCAACAACACTGTCCCAGTCAACAAGGACCTCTTCCACCAGATCAACCTTGTATGGGAGCATTGCCACAATGAAACAAGCGGCCTTCTGTTCCACGGCTACGACGCAACAAAAACCGCCTCATGGGCTAATCCCACCACCGGCGCCAGTCCATTTGTCTGGGGTCGTTCCTTGGGCTGGTTCATGATGGGTCTAGTTGATTTTCTGGAGCTCGCACCTACTGACTCTGACTCTCGGATGGAAGTCACGACATGGCGCGCTCGATTTGTGGACCTCGCCAATGCGGTCGTTCAAGCGGTTGACCCGGCCTCTGGCGCCTGGTGGCAAGTAATGTCGGCCCCTGGACGAAGAGGTAACTACATAGAATCCAGTGCGTCGGCCATGTTCACGTATTCCTTGTACAAGGGGGTGCGAATTGGGCTTTTAGACGACAAACACACCAATTCTGAATACAAGGGAAATGACAAATTCAATTATACCGGCGTCGCGGCTCGAGCCTACCGCTCGCTTGTGGACAGATTTGTCGTGGAGAATACAGACGGCACATTGAGTTATAATGGGACTGTGAGTGTTTGCAGCCTTAACTCCACTGCTAGCTACCAG TATTATGTTACGCAACCACTGGTATATGACAGCGTGCTGGGTTCAGCTGCATTTGTTCGCGCCAGTTTGGAACACGAATTGCAGCATTGA
- a CDS encoding uncharacterized protein (COG:S;~EggNog:ENOG410PFZV;~InterPro:IPR025122;~PFAM:PF13257) → MEESPGMDRAEPTPEASQTVVALTDSATDEPLPPRRMPSKRASLPPRPHAAARHTKRLTLNFPINIPQGVTFDPSATSSPSGSMTPVTRSSARQSPAHTISTPPFDGQDDGTSLLTAIASQERRVLELREELHRAETELNSLKKQWTSSEKTRKRTEVTHHAEAMLPLRSPDAVPGASPSIAHSREPSTSGSASPVVPPQFRLSRELERRQTMLAAAAANGTSVSANGRRVFQGSHTRALSLLSPTTSSVNSKQPGSETGSGEVDGDRIGRPPRSATMPSVDRTPPAPTMSPTQDMVSEWRKTMPVPPPSRDLLMRTGKQMASDLREGLWTFLEDIRQATVGDEGINATESRTMQSSRNRDSSSTSRSRDRLSVQTGKALSRSPSGRKSPGTKATGNGSKSADIDASFWGEFGIDSSGQKSPNAHRTPTTPSGPNNHKAEDPNKLDVDDAWDDWDTPQPKKSHTPSSSRSTIESRQDQSPVTQTSSPRTSASFDWRRDIPDPSMSDGIPWPAITQTAPSKLSNLMAEWERSLSPSPNRSPLASPPLDKDSKKD, encoded by the exons ATGGAAGAGTCACCGGGAATGGATCGGGCGGAACCCACGCCGGAAGCGTCCCAAACTGTCGTGGCCTTGACCGACTCTGCTACGGATGAGCCCCTACCGCCCCGGCGAATGCCATCCAAGCGAGcgtctctccctcctcgtcctcacgcTGCTGCCCGGCATACAAAACGCTTGACCTTGAATTTTCCCATCAACATCCCCCAGGGAGTAACCTTTGATCCGAGTGCAACGTCCTCCCCGTCAGGATCGATGACGCCCGTTACCCGATCGTCCGCACGACAATCCCCCGCTCACACCATTTCCACACCCCCCTTCGACGGCCAAGATGACGGCACAAGTCTGTTGACAGCGATCGCCTCGCAGGAGCGAAGGGTGCTGGAGCTACGAGAGGAACTACACCGGGCGGAAACCGAACTGAATTCGTTGAAGAAGCAATGGACGTCATCGGAGAAGACAAGAAAGCGGACGGAGGTCACTCATCATGCGGAGGCTATGCTGCCTCTCAGATCTCCGGATGCAGTACCCGGTGCGTCTCCGTCAATTGCGCATAGCAGGGAGCCAAGTACCAGCGGCAGCGCTAGTCCTGTGGTCCCGCCCCAATTCAGGCTCAGCCGGGAGCTGGAACGGCGCCAGACCATGCTCGCAGCCGCAGCTGCAAATGGGACATCTGTGTCGGCGAATGGGAGACGAGTGTTTCAGGGGTCTCATACCCGAGCCTTGTCACTACTTTCTCCCACAACGAGCTCTGTGAACAGCAAACAGCCAGGATCTGAAACTGGTTCCGGCGAAGTGGATGGCGATCGTATCGGCCGGCCTCCACGATCGGCCACCATGCCATCCGTCGATCGCACTCCTCCTGCGCCCACAATGAGCCCAACCCAAGATATGGTTTCTGAGTGGCGGAAGACGATGCCAGTGCCCCCTCCTTCGCGAGACCTACTCATGCGGACTGGAAAGCAGATGGCGTCGGATCTAAGAGAGGGGCTCTGGACGTTCCTCGAAGATATCAGACAAGCAACAGTCGGAGACGAAGGGATCAACGCCACCGAATCACGAACAATGCAATCTTCCCGCAACCGCGATTCGAGCTCGACCTCGCGAAGCAGAGACCGACTATCTGTTCAAACTGGTAAAGCGTTGTCGCGCTCGCCCTCGGGAAGGAAGAGTCCGGGAACAAAAGCAACTGGTAATGGCTCCAAGTCGGCGGACATAGACGCGTCGTTCTGGGGTGAATTCGGCATTGATTCTTCTGGGCAGAAGTCCCCAAACGCTCACAGAACACCTACAACCCCCAGCGGGCCGAACAACCACAAAGCCGAAGACCCCAACAAGCTCGACGTGGACGACGCCTGGGATGATTGGGATACACCGCAGCCGAAGAAATCGCACACGCCATCTTCGAGCCGATCCACCATCGAGTCGAGACAGGACCAGTCTCCGGTCACACAGACGAGTAGTCCTCGTACGAGCGCTAG CTTCGACTGGCGCCGTGATATTCCTGACCCCAGCATGTCGGACGGTATTCCCTGGCCTGCAATCACACAGACTGCACCGTCGAAACTCAGCAATCTAATGGCCGAATGGGAGCGGAGTTTGTCCCCTTCACCAAACCGAAGTCCACTGGCTTCGCCGCCGCTCGACAAAGATAGCAAGAAGGACTGA
- a CDS encoding STE20 family serine/threonine-protein kinase (COG:T;~EggNog:ENOG410PF80;~InterPro:IPR000719,IPR011009,IPR017441;~PFAM:PF07714,PF00069;~go_function: GO:0004672 - protein kinase activity [Evidence IEA];~go_function: GO:0005524 - ATP binding [Evidence IEA];~go_process: GO:0006468 - protein phosphorylation [Evidence IEA]) gives MSRTMAGDMASQYQMMEELGSGSFGTVYKAIDKSTGEIVAIKHIDLESSEDDIQEIQQEISVLATCASPYVTQYYASFLRGHKLWIVMEYLGGGSCLDLLKPGVFNEAHVAIVCQQLLQGLDYLHCEGKIHRDVKAANVLLSHTGKVKLGDFGVAAQLTNIKSQRNTFVGTPFWMAPEVIQQAGYDYKADIWSLGITAMEMINGEPPHAATHPMKVLFLIPKESAPRLQGDGYSNAFKDFIAQCLTKDPDRRPSAKELLRHKFIRNAGKTEALQELIHRKQDWDGGRGVSRNVKYYAESLNTITHLKDDDDWVFDTVKAPTMVIREDSDNSDSGSIIHDPLYDESSEMMENIRISSPPPQPKYANNTAVRRVPAPDRSPSLRRPKRQSSGAKQPLGVDLTFGNSPSTVRQFRRVSDKAPAEDSFSSYQVAGDENSSPKSIYSENNSKEAQLGRRAYGKAVGHACQEVLGTTADQEKREAISRLAEAWSDLEMADPEGLYHILRATNEKLSSDPKLSGLVPQAPPPESPQKPRLVLAQNNPHLKSHRRRQSSVVEPNPQPQLANLPSQPVPGMEHIKQLSDVLYQRWSDGLRNRWPGV, from the exons ATGTCGCGAACAATGGCGGGCGATATGGCGAGCCAATaccagatgatggaggagctgggaa GTGGAAGTTTCGGAACGGTGTACAAAGCAATTGACAAGTCCACGGGAGAAATTGTTGCGATTAAACAT ATCGATCTTGAGTCGAGCGAAGATGATATCCAAGAAATTCAGCAGGAGATCTCCGTTCTGGCGACGTGCGCAAGTCCCTACGTTACCCAGTACTACGCAAGTTTCCTTCGAGGGCATAAACTATGGATTGTGATGGAGTACCTGGGTGGCGGATCGTGCCTTGACTTG CTCAAACCCGGAGTATTCAACGAGGCGCACGTTGCTATTGTCTGTCAACAACTTCTGCAAGGGTTGGACTACTTGCACTGCGAGGGAAAAATTCATCGTGACGTCAAAGCGGCCAACGTTCTTCTTTCTCACACCGGCAAGGTCAAGTTGGGAGATTTCGGAGTTGCGGCACAGTTGACAAACATCAAATCGCAACGCAATACTTTCGTCGGAACCCCATTCTGGATGGCCCCGGAAGTCATTCAACAGGCTGGATATGACTATAAGGCGGATATTTGGTCGTTAGGTATTACAGCAATGGAGATGATCAACGGAGAGCCACCGCATGCCGCCACTCATCCGATGAAGGTTCTATTCCTGATCCCGAAGGAGTCAGCCCCCCGGCTGCAGGGCGATGGATACAGCAATGCTTTCAAAGACTTTATCGCCCAGTGCTTGACCAAGGACCCGGACCGTAGGCCTAGTGCGAAGGAACTTCTGCGACACAAGTTTATTCGGAACGCCGGCAAGACGGAGGCCTTGCAAGAGCTTATCCACCGCAAGCAGGACTGGGATGGTGGACGAGGTGTGTCACGTAACGTGAAGTATTATGCGGAATCTCT AAATACCATCACGCATCTgaaggacgatgatgactGGGTCTTCGACACCGTCAAAGCACCCACGATGGTCATTCGTGAGGACTCCGATAACTCCGACAGCGGATCGATTATTCACGATCCTCTATACGACGAGTCCTCCGAAATGATGGAAAACATACGCATCTCTAGTCCGCCACCCCAGCCGAAATATGCAAACAATACCGCCGTGCGCCGCGTCCCGGCACCGGATCGCAGCCCTTCCTTGCGACGACCAAAGCGGCAATCTAGCGGTGCTAAGCAACCTTTAGGAGTTGATTTGACGTTCGGGAACAGCCCTTCCACGGTCCGCCAGTTCCGACGCGTATCTGATAAAGCTCCGGCGGAAGACTCATTCTCCTCATACCAGGTAGCTGGAGACGAGAATTCGAGTCCTAAGTCCATATACTCCGAGAACAACAGCAAAGAGGCTCAATTAGGCCGTCGAGCATACGGCAAAGCGGTAGGCCACGCTTGCCAGGAAGTGTTGGGAACCACAGCAGACCAGGAGAAGCGGGAGGCGATTTCTCGGCTTGCGGAGGCCTGGAGTGATCTCGAAATGGCCGACCCCGAGGGCCTATACCACATTCTCAGAGCCACAAATGAGAAACTCTCTAG CGATCCGAAGCTGTCAGGTCTCGTCCCACAGGCTCCACCACCCGAATCCCCACAAAAACCACGCCTGGTTCTTGCACAGAACAACCCACACCTGAAAAGCCACCGTCGGCGCCAGTCATCGGTGGTCGAGCCAAACCCGCAGCCACAGCTCGCCAacctccccagccagccggTGCCGGGCATGGAGCATATCAAGCAACTCTCTGATGTCCTCTACCAACGATGGTCCGACGGTCTTCGCAACCGATGGCCCGGAGTATAA
- a CDS encoding FAD-binding oxidoreductase (COG:C;~EggNog:ENOG410PG19;~InterPro:IPR016171,IPR006094,IPR036318,IPR016169, IPR016164,IPR016166,IPR016167,IPR004113;~PFAM:PF02913,PF01565;~go_function: GO:0003824 - catalytic activity [Evidence IEA];~go_function: GO:0016491 - oxidoreductase activity [Evidence IEA];~go_function: GO:0050660 - flavin adenine dinucleotide binding [Evidence IEA];~go_function: GO:0071949 - FAD binding [Evidence IEA];~go_process: GO:0055114 - oxidation-reduction process [Evidence IEA]): MSGARNFSAALRRARLPKPRLLGRPLVSQIAPVPAVRSFSQAPTLRATKEVKYTTDAYPTLKRNPNFAEITAEDVKYFKGLLGSESAVIDGVTADATDDIEPFNGDWMRKYRGHTKLVLKPQSKEDVSEILKYCNGKKLAVVPQGGNTGLVGGSVPVFDEIVINTSRMNTIRSFDEASGVLVADAGVILEVADQYLAERNHLFPLDLGAKGSCHIGGNVATNAGGLRLLRYGSLHGTVLGIEAVLPDGTIMDGLSTLRKNNTGYDLKQLFIGSEGTIGIITGVSIICPPRPKAVNVAYFGIESYEQVQKAFGEAKKQLSEILSAFELMDGRTQQLVHSSTGNKYPLEGEYPFYCLVETSGSNAEHDMEKLETFLESIMGEGIVADGVLAQDETQFHSIWRWREGITEALSHLGGTYKYDVSIPLPELYQLVDDCRERLTKLGFVGDDDSFPVRAVVGYGHMGDSNLHLNIAVRQYNKEVEKAIEPWVYEWIQKRNGSISAEHGLGVAKKEFIGYSQNDTNLKLMKQLKDLYDPNGILNPYKYI, from the exons ATGTCCGGGGCTAGAAATTTCTCAGCTGCCCTTCGGCGGGCTCGCCTGCCAAAACCACGTCTTCTTGGACGGCCTCTGGTCTCTCAGATCGCTCCGGTGCCCGCTGTTCGCAGCTTTTCTCAAGCTCCTACATTACGGGCAACAAAAGAAGTCAAGTACACGACTGATGCTTACCCTACCCTCAAGAGAAACCCCAACTTCGCCGAAATTACCGCGGAAGATGTTAAATACTTCAAGGGGCTCCTTGGCTCCGAATCAGCGGTGATCGATGGCGTAACGGCCGATGCGACAGACGATATTGAGCCCTTCAACGGCGATTGGATGCGCAAATACCGCGGACACACGAAGCTCGTCCTCAAACCGCAGTCAAAGGAGGATGTTAGCGAGATCTTGAAATACTGCAACGGCAAGAAACTAGCTGTTGTCCCGCAGGGTGGAAATACTGGGCTGGTTGGGGGTTCCGTGCCGGTATTCGACGAGATCGTTATCAATACCTCGCGGATGAACACGATCCGCTCATTTGACGAGGCTTCTGGTGTTCTAGTTGCAGACGCTGGTGTTATCCTTGAGGTGGCGGATCAGTACCTGGCTGAGCGAAACCACCTCTTCCCTCTTGACCTTGGTGCTAAGGGCTCGTGCCATATTGGAGGGAACGTCGCTACAAATGCTGGAGGGCTACGCTTACTCCGCTATGGCAGCCTTCATGGAACCGTGCTTGGCATTGAGGCTGTTTTGCCGGATGGGACAATTATGGACGGCTTGTCGACGCTGCGAAAGAACAACACCGGTTACGATCTAAAACAATTATTTATCGGCTCTGAGGGTaccatcggcatcatcacTGGTGTCTCGATTATttgccctcctcgaccaaaGGCCGTCAATGTCGCCTACTTTGGGATTGAGAGCTACGAACAAGTTCAGAAAGCGTTTGGCGAGGCCAAGAAGCAGCTATCTGAGATTCTCTCCGCGTTTGAACTCATGGATGGCCGCACCCAGCAACTCGTCCACTCGAGTACTGGTAACAAGTACCCCCTAGAAGGCGAATACCCGTTTTACTGTTTGGTGGAGACCAGCGGATCCAACGCTGAACACGAtatggagaagctggaaacaTTCTTGGAGAGCATCATGGGCGAGGGCATCGTCGCTGACGGTGTTTTGGCTCAGGATGAGACTCAATTCCACAGcatctggcgctggcgcgAGGGCATCACAGAGGCTCTGAGCCACCTCGGCGGCACCTACAAGTACGACGTTTCGATACCTCTACCCGAGCTCTACCAGTTGGTGGATGACTGCCGGGAACGGCTGACAAAGTTGGGGTTCGTCGGAGATGATGACTCTTTCCCCGTCCGCGCGGTCGTCGGTTACGGCCACATGGGCGACTCCAACCTGCATCTTAACATTGCTGTCCGGCAGTACAacaaggaggttgagaaggcgATCGAGCCTTGGGTGTACGAGTGGATCCAGAAGCGGAATGGTAGCATCAGCGCCGAGCACGGTCTGGGCGTTGCGAAGAAAGAATTCATCGGTTACAGCCAAAACGACACTAACCTCAAACTCATGAAGCAGCTGAAGGATTTGTATGATCCG AACGGAATCCTGAACCCGTACAAGTATATTTAA
- a CDS encoding dTDP-4-dehydrorhamnose reductase family protein (COG:E,I;~EggNog:ENOG410QDQG;~InterPro:IPR005913,IPR036291,IPR029903;~PFAM:PF04321,PF01073,PF01370) — MATTVLVTGATGLLGRQVFDRFKRSGCLTVGQGFSRANPPTILKADLENPDEIKALLDEAKPQIVIHCAANRFPDLCDKNPDQARRVNVDATRTLAELTAARNILLVYISTDYVFPGAEGDAPYAADAETKPPNLYGQLKRDGELVVLEATKQSGMGIILRVPVLYGTANENSESAVNTLVDSVWKAQDGNAGVKMDDWALRYPTNTEDVARVLRDIVIKYLKERGHILQLPKILQYSSEDRMTKYEMCEKFAEILDVPLNGMIQNKEGNDPNASVQRPYDTHLSTQVLKDLGIDVRTVGFVEWWRKHLEGQKK; from the exons ATGGCGACCACAGTTCTTGTAACAGGAGCCACTGGCCTTTTGGGCCGACAGGTCTTTGATCGATTCAAGCGCTCGGGCTGCCTCACAGTCGGCCAGGGTTTTTCCCGCGCGAACCCGCCGACAATCCTCAAAGCGGACCTGGAAAACCCGGATGAGATCAAGGCATTGCTGGATGAAGCTAA ACCCCAGATCGTTATCCATT GTGCCGCCAATCGCTTCCCTGATCTGTGCGATAAGAACCCCGATCAGGCACGCCGGGTTAATGTCGATGCTACTCGCACGCTCGCAGAACTGACGGCGGCCCGGAATATACTCCTCGTATACATTTCCACAGACTACGTCTTCCCTGGCGCCGAGGGGGATGCGCCCTATGCAGCCGACGCGGAGACGAAGCCTCCAAACCTATACGGTCAGCTGAAAAGGGACGGCGAGCTGGTTGTGCTTGAGGCGACCAAGCAGAGTGGGATGGGCATTATCCTCCGTGTACCGGTGCTATACGGCACGGCGAATGAGAACTCGGAGAGCGCGGTCAATACGCTGGTTGACTCCGTGTGGAAGGCCCAGGACGGGAATGCGGGGGTGAAAATGGACGATTGGGCACTGCGGTACCCTACCAACACCGAGGACGTCGCGCGAGTGCTCCGCGACATTGTGATCAAGTATCTCAAGGAGCGGGGCCATattctccagcttcccaaGATTCTTCAATATTCATCTGAAGACCGGATGACGAAGTACGAGATGTGCGAGAAGTTTGCAGAGATACTCGACGTGCCCTTGAACGGGATGATCCAAAATAAAGAAGGAAACGACCCGAATGCGTCCGTGCAACGACCATACGACACTCACCTTTCGACCCAGGTGCTGAAGGATCTCGGGATCGATGTCCGGACCGTGGGCTTTGTGGAGTGGTG GCGGAAACACTTGGAGGGGCAGAAGAAATGA
- a CDS encoding uncharacterized protein (COG:S;~EggNog:ENOG410PHIK;~InterPro:IPR029071,IPR011993), with protein MATETQDYTGAGGQGPTPAKFSRYRSVRRAASSNATGMAPLNPSVPPVPTRQSASASGSQDVSDWTSGTSTTIKKSMSRYRRQKPPTPSSADGPPPPPLPLPTQQHPVPRVQPATAAVDGYSARRPSKDSQSVDSAKPRGRFMNAMRLDTRGRGLFGGNENTSSDTDHEERERDRQAAMDSLTGGGNESPTQPSSRQRPATRGRAATDREAHRTADNRRLVDDASNRRHSHKDVKRKSFKDTMKFSRAKEKTTKVPSVDNGPDTNAPAIFPGIDAPVSAVNAGERTVVVQYKKDSLKLSVSPSTSAHDILVSASRSISEIDPPRFILMESFNASGLERPLRQYEYVREVMNSWAHDAENTLIIVPAPSIEALDFLDAQNVPTKPPMDATFHIYYSQKPRKWDKRYLTIRSDGQIVLSKKEMAKEQTNVCHLSDFDIYSPTSTFLTHKVKPPKKICYAIKSQQKSSMFLSTENFIHYFATNHRSVADAWYRAVQTWRSWYLVNKLGAGQSESINESEVSPVRPPDEPSQVRTFKPLLASIDTHTEERDDSSVDRSRTRQISLRRRSSREHKPPPSSFPKSLATEPEAVTTNSADESPFAASGLLGRTYTHRQKAMKDREEREKREADVLFNQGLVSASAPPRQFNASRPGSRTNSMTSAHQPELDSLLKRSQSINQGKPLVDLTPIYQEPPQHSRKGRAVTVDTGGPLIEAATGIEPTGGIAIPPAKTWRRPTAPPPIPAEPSNPFSNEARINTRSNTVRSASNRYRHGHNTATAPSSPTTPPDLGLIQEQAFAPNSLLARTGSGNLPHGPGAPIGHGVVTGDRNATKPMLDVKPQSPFAEGSLLRGL; from the coding sequence ATGGCTACCGAGACGCAAGATTACACAGGGGCTGGGGGACAGGGTCCAACACCCGCCAAGTTCTCCCGCTACCGCTCCGTGCGAAGGGCAGCTTCAAGCAACGCGACAGGAATGGCTCCGTTGAACCCTTCAGTACCACCGGTACCTACTCGCCAGAGCGCATCGGCGTCTGGGTCGCAAGACGTGTCGGATTGGACAAGCGGTACATCTACAACGATCAAGAAAAGCATGTCGCGTTATCGTCGTCAAAAGCCTCCGACGCCTAGTTCGGCCGATGggcctccgcctccgccgcttcctcttcctacccagcaacatccagttcctcgagtaCAGCCTGCGACTGCCGCCGTCGATGGCTATTCTGCGCGGCGCCCTTCCAAGGACTCTCAATCGGTGGATTCTGCGAAGCCACGGGGAAGGTTCATGAATGCGATGAGACTGGATACACGTGGAAGAGGTTTGTTTGGAGGCAATGAGAATACTTCAAGCGATACGGACCATGAGGAGCGTGAGCGAGATAGGCAGGCAGCCATGGACAGCTTGACGGGTGGTGGTAATGAGTCTCCCACGCAACCTTCCAGTCGCCAGCGACCAGCCACCCGAGGAAGGGCGGCCACGGATCGGGAGGCTCACAGAACGGCTGACAACCGACGCTTAGTTGACGACGCATCAAATCGACGCCATTCACACAAAGATGTGAAGCGGAAATCATTCAAGGATACAATGAAGTTCTCGCGAgcgaaggagaagacaaCGAAAGTCCCGTCTGTCGACAACGGGCCTGATACCAACGCGCCAGCTATTTTCCCCGGCATTGATGCACCTGTTTCTGCTGTCAACGCCGGCGAACGGACAGTCGTAGTGCAATACAAGAAGGATTCTCTGAAGCTCAGTGTTAGCCCCTCGACTTCGGCCCATGACATATTAGTGTCTGCGTCGAGAAGCATATCCGAAATTGATCCTCCTCGTTTCATTCTCATGGAGTCGTTTAACGCGTCAGGCCTAGAACGTCCCTTACGCCAGTACGAATATGTTCGAGAGGTCATGAATTCATGGGCCCACGATGCGGAGAACACCCTGATCATTGTCCCGGCGCCAAGTATCGAGGCGCTTGACTTTCTCGACGCTCAGAATGTGCCGACGAAACCACCAATGGACGCAACTTTCCACATATATTACTCTCAGAAGCCACGGAAATGGGATAAACGCTATCTGACAATCCGGTCGGACGGACAGATTGTTCTgtcgaagaaagaaatgGCGAAGGAGCAAACGAACGTCTGCCACCTCTCTGATTTCGATATTTATTCGCCAACATCGACCTTTTTGACTCATAAAGTAAAGCCGCCAAAGAAAATATGCTATGCTATCAAGAGTCAGCAAAAGTCGAGTATGTTCCTCTCAACCGAAAACTTCATCCATTACTTCGCGACGAACCACAGATCAGTCGCCGATGCATGGTATCGGGCCGTCCAAACATGGCGCAGCTGGTACCTGGTCAACAAACTGGGAGCTGGTCAAAGCGAAAGCATCAATGAGTCTGAGGTGAGCCCGGTTCGTCCGCCAGACGAACCTTCGCAGGTCCGAACATTTAAGCCACTCCTAGCATCGATTGACACGCACACCGAAGAGAGAGATGACTCTTCTGTCGACCGCTCACGAACCCGACAAATATCTTTACGGAGAAGGTCTTCCCGTGAACACAAGCCACCCCCGTCATCTTTCCCCAAATCACTTGCGACAGAACCCGAGGCAGTGACAACCAACTCCGCAGATGAATCTCCGTTCGCGGCTTCCGGCCTGCTAGGGCGAACATACACTCACCGCCAGAAGGCAATGAAGGACAGAGAGGAACGTGAAAAGCGAGAAGCCGACGTACTATTCAATCAAGGCCTCGTCAGTGCATCCGCCCCGCCCCGCCAATTCAACGCATCACGCCCAGGTAGCCGCACCAACAGCATGACCTCTGCGCACCAACCCGAGCTTGACTCCCTATTGAAGCGATCCCAGTCAATCAACCAAGGCAAGCCGCTCGTTGACCTCACTCCGATCTATCAAGAACCCCCTCAACACTCCCGCAAAGGCCGGGCCGTCACGGTTGATACCGGCGGCCCCCTAATTGAAGCCGCTACCGGCATAGAACCAACCGGCGGCATCGCAATCCCTCCAGCTAAAACCTGGCGTCGACCaacagcaccaccaccgataCCCGCAGAACCCTCCAACCCATTCAGCAACGAAGCGCGCATCAACACCCGCTCCAACACAGtccgcagcgccagcaacCGCTACCGACACGGCCACAATACAGCCACCGCCCCATCGTCGCCTACAACGCCGCCCGATCTAGGTCTGATTCAGGAGCAGGCTTTCGCGCCGAATAGTCTCCTCGCGCGAACGGGGTCAGGAAACTTACCGCATGGCCCCGGCGCACCAATCGGTCATGGCGTGGTGACGGGAGATCGGAACGCGACGAAACCAATGCTTGATGTGAAACCGCAGAGCCCGTTCGCGGAGGGGAGTTTACTGCGTGGGCTGTGA